The following coding sequences lie in one bacterium genomic window:
- a CDS encoding NADH-quinone oxidoreductase subunit M, which yields MLLTLCIAIPALTSLLVLLVPRTSPGLVRVLALAGSLVTFLVSLSVLSIFKVGEASFQMIEKVPWVPSIGADWHLGVDGISLFLIVLTTLLTVLCILASWHSIQDRVHEYHFFFMLLEAGMIGVFAALDLFVFYVMWEVMLVPMFFLIGVWGGQRRLYATIKFFLFTMAGSVLMLAGVLYLYFHTIDPETQRNTFNLLHVTAQSSYSIGTQTWLFLAFGLAFAIKVPLFPLHTWLPDAHTEAPTAGSVILAGVLLKMGTYGFLRFCLPIFPEATLEFVPWVSWLSIIGITYGAMVAMVQKDMKKLVAYSSVAHLGFVMIGMFALNQQGLAGSLLQQINHGISTGALFLLVGVVYERRHTRLIADYGGIAKVMPVYAALFMIVALSSIGLPITNGFVGEFLILVGTFASNTLYGVIATSGVILAAVYLLWMYQRVFYGKLIHEANQKLKDITLFEATPIVVLIVLALWIGIYPDPLLVRMEPSLQLVLEKFQQVQLSQLQGVLH from the coding sequence ATGCTGTTGACACTCTGCATAGCCATCCCCGCCTTAACCAGTTTGCTGGTGTTGCTCGTTCCTCGCACTTCGCCTGGGCTTGTCCGCGTCTTGGCCTTGGCTGGATCGCTCGTTACGTTTCTCGTCTCGCTGTCCGTACTCTCTATCTTCAAAGTTGGCGAGGCGAGTTTTCAGATGATCGAAAAGGTGCCTTGGGTACCCTCAATTGGCGCCGACTGGCATCTTGGAGTTGACGGCATCAGCCTATTTCTGATTGTCTTAACGACTCTATTGACCGTTTTGTGTATTCTCGCCAGTTGGCATAGCATTCAGGACCGAGTTCACGAATATCACTTCTTCTTCATGCTCTTGGAAGCAGGTATGATCGGCGTCTTTGCCGCGCTTGACCTATTTGTGTTCTACGTTATGTGGGAAGTGATGCTGGTGCCGATGTTCTTCCTAATCGGTGTTTGGGGCGGACAGCGCAGGTTATATGCAACGATCAAGTTCTTTCTGTTCACGATGGCAGGTTCAGTCTTGATGCTTGCAGGTGTGCTTTACCTGTACTTCCACACAATAGATCCGGAAACACAACGCAATACCTTCAATTTGCTCCATGTCACGGCCCAGTCGAGTTACTCTATAGGAACTCAAACTTGGCTGTTCTTGGCATTCGGCTTGGCCTTCGCAATTAAAGTACCACTCTTCCCACTCCATACGTGGCTGCCTGATGCCCATACCGAGGCTCCGACTGCAGGTTCTGTTATCCTTGCGGGCGTATTGCTAAAGATGGGGACGTACGGTTTTCTCAGATTCTGTCTGCCAATTTTCCCCGAGGCAACCCTGGAGTTTGTTCCGTGGGTAAGCTGGCTATCAATCATCGGTATCACGTACGGAGCGATGGTAGCCATGGTGCAGAAGGACATGAAGAAGCTGGTGGCCTACTCATCTGTCGCCCACTTGGGGTTTGTGATGATCGGCATGTTTGCACTGAATCAGCAAGGACTTGCGGGGTCTTTATTGCAGCAGATAAATCACGGAATCTCGACGGGTGCGTTGTTCTTGCTGGTTGGTGTGGTCTATGAGCGACGACACACGCGATTGATTGCGGATTACGGCGGTATCGCGAAAGTGATGCCGGTTTACGCAGCCCTATTCATGATTGTGGCGCTCTCGTCAATAGGCTTGCCGATCACGAACGGATTTGTAGGGGAGTTCTTGATTCTGGTGGGAACTTTTGCATCCAATACTTTGTATGGTGTCATTGCTACGTCAGGTGTAATCCTTGCAGCAGTTTACCTGCTCTGGATGTATCAGAGGGTATTCTACGGAAAACTGATCCACGAGGCAAATCAGAAACTCAAGGACATCACTTTGTTCGAAGCGACGCCAATAGTAGTCCTCATTGTGCTGGCACTTTGGATTGGTATCTACCCGGATCCGCTCCTTGTTCGGATGGAACCGTCGTTGCAGTTAGTCCTTGAGAAGTTTCAGCAGGTACAGTTATCGCAGCTTCAAGGGGTTCTTCACTAA
- a CDS encoding NADH-quinone oxidoreductase subunit N: MRDFLGVLPELAVVLTALLAILVDIAAREKNPSASQGVTAVGLTVAAALALSLPTSNGMLMSDQLFSDGFSAWFRALFCVVGVITAIFSPLYLRHRNIRLGEYYSLLAMSVFGMMVMSSSANLLLFFVGLETMSISLYVLVSLRRDDATSVEGGLKYLVLGAFSSAFLLYGMALIFGGIGSLDYAVIGEYLRQSHGVGPMTLTGIGLLLVGFAFKVSAVPFHFWSPDVYEGAPTTITAFMSTGAKAAAFVGLIRVFGVALAETSEHWTFALAVISVLTMTLGNVVAIRQTSVKRMLAYSSIAHAGYMLVAVIAGSREAYAAAGFYLVGYAFMNLGAFGVLMLINQRGKGDYSFESLRGMGTVHPLLGLTMTVFMLSLIGIPPTAGFFGKLYVFSAAIKQGYLWLVIIGLLNSAVGAYYYLKVISTMFMSKAEGEVQFGQPVAYKAALAISSLLIIILGMFPEQLVTAMLKAVP, from the coding sequence ATGCGTGACTTCCTTGGGGTTCTGCCAGAGCTTGCGGTTGTACTGACGGCGCTCTTGGCCATTTTAGTGGATATCGCGGCAAGGGAGAAAAATCCATCCGCGTCTCAAGGTGTCACTGCCGTTGGATTGACCGTTGCTGCAGCTTTGGCCCTCAGTCTGCCAACTAGCAACGGCATGCTGATGTCCGACCAGCTTTTTAGCGACGGTTTCTCTGCTTGGTTTCGTGCTCTTTTCTGTGTCGTTGGCGTCATTACTGCAATCTTCTCGCCACTTTATCTCAGGCACCGTAACATCAGGCTTGGCGAGTATTATTCGCTGTTAGCTATGTCAGTATTTGGCATGATGGTTATGTCGTCGTCGGCGAATCTGCTCTTGTTCTTCGTCGGACTGGAAACGATGTCCATCTCCCTATACGTGTTGGTCTCCCTGCGAAGAGACGATGCGACCTCAGTGGAAGGTGGATTGAAGTACTTGGTCCTCGGTGCTTTTTCATCGGCTTTCTTGTTGTATGGCATGGCCCTTATCTTTGGCGGAATAGGATCACTGGACTACGCCGTGATTGGTGAGTACCTTCGGCAGAGCCATGGTGTCGGACCGATGACTCTAACCGGAATCGGACTATTGTTGGTAGGATTTGCTTTTAAGGTTTCTGCCGTCCCGTTCCACTTCTGGTCACCCGACGTCTACGAGGGCGCACCGACCACAATTACTGCATTCATGTCAACGGGAGCGAAAGCCGCAGCTTTTGTTGGATTGATTCGAGTATTTGGCGTTGCTCTTGCCGAAACCAGTGAGCATTGGACTTTCGCACTTGCCGTGATTTCAGTCCTGACGATGACTCTTGGTAACGTGGTAGCCATCCGGCAAACAAGCGTGAAGCGGATGCTCGCGTATTCTTCTATTGCGCATGCGGGGTACATGCTGGTTGCCGTTATTGCTGGTTCGCGGGAAGCGTATGCGGCTGCGGGATTCTATCTGGTTGGTTACGCATTTATGAATCTCGGTGCCTTTGGAGTGCTGATGCTGATTAACCAGCGCGGCAAGGGTGATTATTCATTCGAATCTCTTCGGGGAATGGGAACTGTCCATCCATTGCTCGGTTTGACCATGACGGTTTTTATGTTGTCACTAATCGGCATTCCGCCGACGGCCGGGTTCTTCGGCAAGTTGTACGTTTTTTCGGCGGCCATCAAGCAAGGATACCTGTGGTTGGTGATCATTGGACTGCTGAACAGCGCTGTGGGAGCATATTATTACCTGAAAGTCATTTCGACAATGTTCATGTCAAAGGCAGAGGGAGAGGTTCAGTTTGGACAACCTGTTGCGTACAAAGCTGCACTGGCAATCTCATCGCTACTGATCATTATCCTCGGCATGTTCCCCGAGCAACTTGTAACGGCGATGCTGAAAGCTGTCCCATAG
- a CDS encoding aminotransferase class I/II-fold pyridoxal phosphate-dependent enzyme — protein MLTHVIPAKRTEQVTYAVRDVVVVAQQVAASGREMLYLNIGDPNLFDFVTPPHIIEATLRAMRDNHNGYAPSSGIREATESIRRQADRNGIKNIRDVFVTTGASEAIEVCFSALVNAGEHVLTPTPGYPLYTAVLAKLEAKEIPYYLDEENSWQPDLEDIAAKITPKTRAIVLINPNNPTGSVCERRTLEGILELARRHNLVIFADEIYDKLILDGGEHISIASLDHEHPIVTFNGMSKAYVAPGFRIGWGVVSGSSSVLNDYVEALNKLLRARLSANHPEQYAIAPALDGDQSHLSEIKAKLSRRRDLTVKMLNDIPGISCVTPRGAFYAFPKLSIEQTDEDFVRELIKATGVVTVHGSGFGQRPGTKHFRVVFLPPEETLRKAFGHIAEFLAVFKPAS, from the coding sequence ATGCTTACTCACGTAATACCGGCGAAACGTACAGAGCAAGTAACATATGCCGTTCGTGACGTTGTCGTTGTAGCACAGCAGGTTGCCGCAAGTGGGCGCGAGATGCTCTATTTGAACATTGGCGATCCGAACCTCTTTGATTTTGTTACACCACCACATATCATTGAGGCGACACTTCGCGCGATGCGAGACAATCACAATGGATATGCACCTTCAAGCGGAATTAGAGAAGCTACGGAGTCCATCCGCCGTCAGGCTGACCGCAATGGTATAAAAAATATTCGCGATGTTTTTGTGACGACTGGTGCAAGCGAGGCAATTGAAGTCTGCTTTTCGGCACTGGTAAATGCGGGTGAACATGTCTTGACACCAACTCCCGGCTATCCGCTTTACACTGCAGTTCTCGCCAAGCTCGAAGCAAAGGAAATTCCCTACTATCTTGACGAAGAGAACAGTTGGCAGCCGGATCTCGAAGACATCGCTGCGAAGATTACTCCCAAGACTCGTGCTATTGTCCTAATCAACCCGAACAACCCGACAGGATCGGTATGTGAGCGCAGGACTCTGGAAGGGATTCTCGAACTCGCACGACGTCATAATCTTGTCATTTTCGCAGATGAAATTTACGATAAGCTGATTCTCGATGGCGGTGAGCATATCTCCATCGCATCTTTGGATCATGAGCATCCTATCGTCACGTTCAATGGGATGTCAAAAGCATATGTTGCGCCGGGCTTTCGCATTGGTTGGGGTGTTGTATCTGGCAGTTCCTCAGTCTTGAATGACTATGTAGAGGCACTTAATAAACTTCTTCGTGCCAGACTTTCCGCTAATCATCCTGAACAGTATGCCATTGCGCCAGCACTCGACGGTGACCAGTCGCATTTGTCTGAGATCAAGGCAAAGCTGTCGCGCCGGCGAGATCTCACGGTTAAGATGTTAAATGATATTCCCGGGATTTCATGCGTGACTCCGCGCGGTGCCTTTTATGCCTTTCCAAAACTCAGTATTGAACAGACTGATGAAGACTTTGTTCGTGAGTTGATTAAGGCAACAGGCGTGGTCACTGTACATGGCTCCGGTTTTGGTCAACGTCCAGGTACAAAGCACTTCCGCGTCGTGTTTCTGCCTCCCGAGGAAACACTGAGGAAAGCTTTTGGGCACATTGCGGAGTTTCTCGCAGTATTTAAACCTGCGTCGTAA
- a CDS encoding MFS transporter, with protein MSIPRQNLFGQLAQFGRPFWMLNIMEMIERLAYYGVRVVIPIYIAQADEVAGLHFTQTQKGIIFFYWALVQSLVPMFSGGFADRYGYKRTIAWSIALKVAGYLLMATQREFYPFLFGCCVLAFGTAVFKPGIQGTLVQTITRATSSVGWGTFYMVVNIGGFLGPPLAHFLYGFSWPTVFYGCAVIVSLNFVMLLTYKEVPAGGDQTGTPWTIFKTTCVNMARPWWLVPAGMLVILIVFLIPFPKEVRMVAVAVSLGLLIIRTTRVGAFIWLMSGFWLMFMQLFDMLPNFIVDWVDSSMIVKALGLPSWMTTETARGTMITQEWMINANAGLIVVCVVFVSYLVARMRRLTSILLGMTISAIGLVAAGFTMSGYLCILGILCFSVGEMLASPKMNDYLGVIAPEGQKALYMGYANIPLAIGWSYGSLMGGQVYDRMGDKANLSLNYLATKFGITNGQSPEDIVAKVQAAGVDSSRAVRLVSEAFVEGEGIARTKATEFLQSVSGMDAMQVMQTLWNAYHPYKLWYQFAAIGIFSAIGVAIYAHFANKWNAKDV; from the coding sequence TTGAGTATTCCGCGACAAAACCTGTTTGGGCAACTTGCCCAGTTCGGACGTCCATTCTGGATGCTGAACATCATGGAGATGATTGAGCGACTCGCCTATTATGGCGTTCGCGTAGTTATTCCAATCTACATTGCTCAGGCAGATGAAGTTGCAGGTCTTCATTTTACGCAGACCCAGAAGGGGATCATTTTTTTCTACTGGGCTCTTGTCCAGTCGCTTGTACCTATGTTTTCAGGCGGATTTGCCGATCGTTACGGGTACAAACGAACAATCGCGTGGAGCATTGCGCTAAAGGTTGCGGGCTATCTCTTGATGGCAACGCAGCGCGAGTTCTATCCTTTCTTGTTCGGTTGCTGCGTCCTTGCGTTTGGAACAGCGGTCTTTAAGCCAGGAATACAAGGAACTCTTGTTCAAACTATCACGCGAGCGACATCGTCAGTCGGTTGGGGCACTTTCTACATGGTGGTCAACATTGGAGGATTCCTTGGACCGCCTCTGGCTCACTTCCTTTACGGATTCTCATGGCCGACTGTGTTCTACGGTTGTGCGGTGATTGTCAGTTTGAACTTCGTGATGCTATTGACTTACAAGGAAGTCCCCGCAGGCGGTGACCAGACAGGCACTCCGTGGACAATCTTCAAGACAACATGTGTCAACATGGCCCGTCCTTGGTGGTTAGTTCCTGCCGGCATGCTGGTTATTCTCATTGTCTTTTTGATTCCGTTTCCGAAAGAAGTGCGGATGGTAGCCGTCGCAGTGTCGCTTGGACTTCTGATCATCCGCACAACACGTGTCGGCGCCTTTATCTGGTTGATGTCCGGATTCTGGCTGATGTTTATGCAGCTCTTTGATATGCTGCCGAACTTCATTGTCGATTGGGTTGACAGCTCGATGATTGTCAAGGCACTTGGATTGCCCTCCTGGATGACTACTGAAACCGCACGCGGAACGATGATCACTCAGGAGTGGATGATTAATGCTAATGCCGGACTCATCGTCGTTTGCGTTGTGTTTGTATCGTACCTTGTGGCAAGAATGCGTCGCTTGACATCGATTCTCCTGGGGATGACGATTTCCGCGATCGGTCTGGTAGCAGCGGGCTTTACGATGTCGGGTTATCTTTGCATTCTGGGTATACTCTGTTTCAGCGTTGGCGAGATGCTCGCAAGTCCTAAGATGAACGACTATCTCGGAGTTATCGCGCCTGAAGGCCAGAAGGCCCTTTACATGGGCTATGCAAACATTCCGCTTGCAATTGGCTGGAGCTACGGATCGCTGATGGGTGGCCAAGTCTATGATCGAATGGGTGACAAGGCAAACTTGTCGCTAAACTATCTTGCAACGAAGTTCGGCATAACAAATGGTCAATCGCCAGAAGATATTGTTGCTAAGGTGCAGGCCGCAGGTGTAGATTCCTCAAGAGCCGTCAGGCTTGTGTCGGAAGCTTTCGTCGAAGGCGAGGGAATTGCCCGAACTAAGGCCACTGAGTTTCTGCAGTCCGTCTCAGGTATGGATGCAATGCAGGTCATGCAAACACTATGGAATGCATATCACCCGTACAAACTATGGTACCAGTTTGCTGCAATCGGCATTTTCTCCGCAATCGGTGTTGCAATTTACGCTCACTTTGCAAATAAGTGGAACGCCAAGGATGTTTGA
- the glgB gene encoding 1,4-alpha-glucan branching protein GlgB, with translation MSIRITPEDRFLFNEGSHFRLYHKLGAHRDLRDGREGVAFAVWAPDARDVSVIGDFNDWQADKHPLSVIDNSGIWEGFIPGAVLGQAYKYHIRSRLSRYEVDKADPFAFRTEMPPKSASIIHDPSYVWHDDKWMIERKEKNSDQAPISIYEMHLGSWDRVREDNNRSLHYRELAPRLIRYLKENGFTHVEFLPVMEHPYYGSWGYQMSAFFAPTARYGSPQDLMYLIDQLHVHGLGVILDWVPSHFATDEFALGFFDGTYLYEHADRRQGFHPDWGSFIFNYGRSEVQSFLISSAFFWMDVYHADGLRVDGVASMLYLDYSRKEGEWIPNKYGGKENIEAIEFLKRLNHEVCVAFPGTLPIAEESTSWAMVTRPPYIGGLGFRMKWDMGWMHDTLEYMKLDPVFRKYQHHLLTFRMLYAYTENFVLPLSHDEVVHGKGSLLGRMSGDMWQKFANLRSLFGYMWSMPGKKLLFMGGEIAQWREWSHDESVDWNLLEFQSHSGMQRWVRDLNQLYFEEAALHKYDFQHEGFEWIECHDADQSVFVFLRKGDSNDPMILVAMNFTPVPRYNYRVGVPLAGTWSERLNSDAESYWGSGVGNLGTVETVATPSHGHFQSLSLTLPPLGVVFLKSPLP, from the coding sequence ATGTCTATTCGCATAACCCCTGAGGACCGCTTTCTTTTTAATGAAGGAAGCCACTTTCGCCTGTATCACAAGCTCGGCGCACATCGGGATTTGCGGGACGGTCGTGAAGGTGTTGCTTTTGCTGTTTGGGCGCCCGATGCTCGAGATGTCTCCGTCATAGGTGACTTTAATGACTGGCAGGCTGATAAGCACCCCCTTTCTGTCATTGATAACAGCGGCATTTGGGAAGGATTCATTCCGGGCGCTGTGCTTGGTCAAGCTTATAAGTACCACATCCGCTCGCGTCTCTCACGCTATGAAGTGGACAAGGCCGATCCTTTCGCGTTCAGGACCGAAATGCCGCCGAAGTCTGCTTCCATAATTCATGACCCTTCTTACGTGTGGCACGACGACAAGTGGATGATAGAGCGCAAAGAGAAAAACTCAGATCAGGCGCCAATTTCCATTTATGAAATGCACCTCGGGAGTTGGGATCGCGTCCGTGAGGACAACAATCGCTCGCTGCACTATCGTGAGCTGGCTCCACGATTGATTCGTTACTTGAAGGAAAACGGTTTCACACACGTCGAATTCTTACCGGTTATGGAGCACCCATATTATGGGTCGTGGGGCTACCAGATGAGTGCCTTCTTTGCTCCAACTGCACGGTACGGATCACCGCAAGATCTCATGTATTTGATTGATCAATTGCATGTACACGGGCTTGGTGTGATTCTGGATTGGGTACCTTCGCATTTCGCTACCGATGAGTTTGCGCTTGGATTCTTTGACGGAACCTACCTCTATGAGCATGCTGATCGCCGTCAAGGTTTTCATCCCGACTGGGGAAGTTTCATCTTCAACTACGGTCGCTCCGAAGTTCAGTCGTTTCTGATTAGTTCCGCATTCTTCTGGATGGACGTGTACCATGCCGATGGTCTTCGGGTGGATGGTGTTGCCTCGATGCTCTATTTGGACTACTCCCGCAAGGAAGGAGAGTGGATACCCAACAAGTATGGCGGGAAAGAGAACATCGAGGCGATTGAGTTTCTGAAGCGATTGAATCATGAGGTTTGTGTCGCGTTCCCCGGAACTCTTCCCATTGCAGAAGAAAGCACATCATGGGCAATGGTTACAAGGCCGCCTTACATCGGCGGTCTGGGGTTTCGAATGAAGTGGGACATGGGCTGGATGCATGATACGCTGGAGTATATGAAGCTCGATCCGGTTTTTCGAAAGTATCAACACCATCTGCTAACGTTTCGCATGCTCTATGCTTATACCGAGAACTTCGTGCTGCCGTTGTCACACGATGAAGTTGTTCACGGCAAGGGTTCCCTCTTAGGTCGAATGAGCGGCGACATGTGGCAGAAGTTTGCGAACTTAAGGTCGCTGTTTGGCTATATGTGGAGCATGCCGGGAAAGAAATTGCTCTTTATGGGCGGGGAAATCGCCCAATGGCGAGAGTGGAGTCACGACGAGTCGGTGGATTGGAATCTGCTGGAGTTCCAATCTCATTCTGGAATGCAGCGCTGGGTCCGCGACCTCAATCAGCTCTATTTCGAGGAAGCAGCACTTCACAAATACGACTTTCAGCACGAAGGCTTCGAGTGGATTGAATGCCATGATGCCGACCAATCTGTCTTCGTATTTCTTCGAAAGGGTGATTCAAACGACCCGATGATCTTAGTGGCGATGAATTTTACCCCGGTCCCACGGTACAACTATCGAGTTGGAGTTCCACTTGCCGGCACGTGGTCAGAGCGGCTTAACAGTGATGCAGAAAGCTATTGGGGTTCAGGTGTCGGGAATTTGGGTACAGTAGAGACAGTTGCTACTCCGTCTCACGGACATTTTCAATCCTTGAGTCTAACTTTACCTCCGCTCGGTGTGGTCTTTCTAAAGAGTCCCCTTCCCTAA
- a CDS encoding histidine triad nucleotide-binding protein yields the protein MGQTVFGRMISGEIPVDKILETEDLIAIRDINPQAPVHVLIIPKKPLAALSDSTTNDSELLGRLLSAARDVAAMQGLSERGYRVVINDGESAGQSVPHLHLHLLGGRDFRWPPG from the coding sequence ATGGGACAGACCGTTTTTGGCCGAATGATTTCGGGCGAGATTCCTGTGGATAAGATTCTGGAAACAGAAGACTTAATAGCTATTAGAGATATTAACCCGCAGGCACCAGTACACGTCCTGATCATTCCAAAGAAACCGTTGGCAGCGCTTTCAGATTCTACAACAAACGACAGTGAGTTGTTAGGCAGACTTCTAAGTGCGGCACGTGATGTTGCAGCGATGCAAGGGTTATCGGAACGAGGCTATAGAGTTGTGATAAATGACGGAGAGTCCGCAGGGCAGTCGGTCCCGCATCTCCATCTGCATTTACTTGGGGGAAGGGACTTTCGCTGGCCACCTGGATAG
- a CDS encoding tetratricopeptide repeat protein produces the protein MRQVTLALCLVAGLLAVGSFSGCQSGPTEQELFDKATAAQEQSDFPTAIKAYEELVQKYPKSSYAPKCQFMIGYLYANHIKNVAMAKEAYQSFIKSYPNDQLVKDAQWELDHLGMDVNEIDELNKILAAPDSASAPQG, from the coding sequence ATGAGACAAGTAACGCTTGCGCTTTGCCTAGTTGCAGGTTTGCTGGCCGTTGGTTCGTTTTCAGGCTGCCAATCCGGACCTACTGAGCAAGAATTGTTCGACAAAGCTACTGCGGCTCAGGAACAAAGCGACTTCCCCACTGCGATCAAGGCATACGAGGAACTTGTCCAAAAGTACCCAAAGTCATCGTATGCACCTAAATGCCAGTTTATGATTGGCTATTTGTACGCCAACCACATAAAGAATGTGGCCATGGCGAAAGAAGCCTATCAGTCCTTCATCAAGAGCTATCCAAACGATCAATTGGTAAAGGACGCTCAGTGGGAATTGGACCACCTGGGAATGGATGTGAATGAGATAGACGAGCTCAACAAGATCCTTGCTGCGCCGGATTCGGCATCAGCACCTCAAGGTTAG
- a CDS encoding MoxR family ATPase, whose translation MDADIRELTLRIEREAELADRILTEAGKLVVGQKPMLERLLIGLFSNGHVLLEGVPGLAKTLTIKTLASTVSAHFQRIQFTPDLLPADLVGTLVYNQKDGNFTTKKGPVFSNFVLADEINRAPAKVQSALLEAMQEQQVTIGEHTYPLPQPFLVLATQNPIEQEGTYPLPEAQVDRFMLKVKVDYPRRDEEARIMRTFSRSELQAINPVATPEELLRIRGLVESIYVDPKIEDYVLDIVFTSRQPEHHKLPELKPLIQYGASPRASIFLLKAARAHAFLRHRGYVVPEDIRAIGMDVLRHRIGVTYEAEAEEVSSEAIVEKIFGAVEVP comes from the coding sequence ATGGACGCGGATATTCGAGAACTCACCCTCCGGATTGAGCGGGAAGCAGAACTCGCGGATCGCATTCTCACAGAGGCAGGGAAGTTAGTAGTCGGTCAGAAACCAATGCTCGAACGGCTTCTGATTGGATTGTTCAGCAATGGCCACGTCCTGTTGGAAGGTGTACCCGGGTTGGCAAAGACACTGACTATCAAGACGCTTGCGTCTACCGTTTCTGCACACTTCCAGCGGATTCAGTTCACTCCAGACTTGCTTCCTGCAGACCTTGTTGGCACGCTTGTCTACAATCAGAAAGATGGGAACTTTACGACCAAGAAGGGGCCGGTATTCTCGAATTTCGTGCTCGCAGATGAAATTAACCGTGCACCTGCAAAAGTGCAGTCCGCTCTCTTAGAGGCAATGCAAGAGCAACAGGTTACCATCGGCGAACACACATATCCGCTTCCACAGCCATTTCTGGTTCTCGCGACACAGAACCCGATTGAGCAGGAAGGTACCTACCCCTTGCCTGAGGCGCAGGTCGATCGATTCATGCTGAAGGTAAAAGTTGACTATCCACGCCGTGATGAAGAAGCGCGCATCATGCGCACATTCTCGCGCAGTGAGCTGCAGGCCATCAACCCAGTCGCCACGCCAGAAGAACTGCTTCGCATACGTGGACTTGTAGAGTCAATTTACGTGGATCCTAAGATAGAAGACTACGTGCTTGACATAGTTTTCACGAGTCGGCAACCGGAGCACCACAAGTTGCCTGAGCTCAAACCGCTGATCCAGTACGGAGCCTCTCCGCGTGCCTCAATCTTTCTTTTGAAAGCTGCGCGAGCGCACGCTTTCTTAAGGCATCGCGGCTATGTAGTGCCTGAAGATATTAGGGCGATCGGCATGGACGTTCTGCGCCACAGGATTGGGGTTACGTATGAAGCGGAGGCGGAGGAAGTCTCGAGCGAGGCCATTGTTGAAAAGATTTTTGGCGCTGTAGAGGTCCCGTAA
- a CDS encoding DUF58 domain-containing protein: MSGEYHAVFKGRGMNFSEVREYQIGDDVRTIDWNVSARTGRPHVKLFEEERELVVMLLCDVSSSSLFGSGRALKMDIAAELAAVLAFSAIKNNDKVGLLLFTDHVEKFIAPRKGRSHILRILRELITFEPKRSGTSLNVALEYMLNVLKKRAIVFLISDFIDQDYVRPLRVCARKHDLMALHLTDPRETSWPKSGLVKLHDAESGASLWIDTSSTSGRKILQTEFRLWQESVKQLMQRSGADYASLNVAEDYVRSLVTMFKRREQRR; this comes from the coding sequence ATGTCTGGAGAGTACCATGCCGTGTTCAAAGGGCGCGGCATGAATTTCTCTGAGGTAAGAGAGTATCAAATCGGTGACGATGTCCGAACGATTGATTGGAACGTCTCTGCGCGAACGGGAAGGCCCCACGTCAAGCTTTTTGAAGAAGAGAGAGAACTTGTCGTGATGCTTCTTTGTGACGTGTCAAGCTCTTCACTCTTTGGTTCGGGGCGTGCGCTGAAAATGGACATCGCGGCCGAACTCGCAGCCGTGCTCGCTTTCTCCGCAATTAAGAACAATGACAAGGTTGGATTACTGCTGTTCACAGATCATGTTGAGAAGTTCATTGCGCCACGCAAAGGTCGTTCGCATATATTGCGAATTCTTCGCGAACTCATAACTTTTGAACCGAAGCGGAGCGGCACAAGCCTCAACGTCGCTCTTGAGTACATGCTGAACGTTCTGAAGAAGCGAGCGATCGTCTTTCTGATATCTGACTTCATTGATCAGGATTATGTCCGGCCCTTGAGAGTCTGTGCGCGTAAACATGACTTAATGGCTTTGCACCTCACAGATCCTCGCGAAACCTCATGGCCCAAATCAGGATTAGTGAAACTTCATGATGCAGAGTCAGGGGCTTCTCTGTGGATAGATACGTCGTCGACAAGTGGACGAAAGATCTTACAAACGGAATTCAGACTCTGGCAGGAAAGTGTAAAGCAGTTGATGCAACGGTCCGGTGCGGACTATGCAAGTCTAAATGTTGCTGAGGACTACGTGCGGAGCCTTGTCACAATGTTTAAGAGGCGCGAGCAGCGAAGATGA